From one Mycolicibacterium sp. HK-90 genomic stretch:
- a CDS encoding NAD(P)-dependent alcohol dehydrogenase, translating to MRTAVLTEPGRIELTERPTPTPSAGDVLIRVSSVGVCGSDTHYYRHGRVGSFVVDGPLVLGHEAAGTIVGVGDGVDPGRIGQRVSIEPQRPDPDSAETRAGHYNLCPHMRFFATPPVDGAFCDYVVIGAAFAHPVPDTMSDDAAALCEPLSVGIAATRKAGIRGGSSVLIAGAGPIGIVLTQVARAYGATEIIVSDPDGYRRDQAARFGATAVLDPADVAGVRTDTFIDASGAPAAVASGIAAVRPAGTVVLVGSGAESMQLPTQLIQNRELLLTGVFRYANTWPTAISLVSSGLVDLDAMVTARFPLEKAAEALDSDRVPGSVKSVVTVS from the coding sequence ATGCGGACCGCGGTGCTGACCGAGCCCGGCCGCATAGAGCTCACCGAGCGACCCACTCCCACCCCCAGCGCCGGTGACGTGCTCATACGGGTCTCGTCGGTGGGAGTGTGCGGCTCCGACACGCACTACTACCGGCACGGCCGGGTGGGCAGCTTCGTCGTCGACGGACCGCTCGTACTCGGACACGAGGCGGCCGGCACGATCGTCGGAGTTGGCGACGGTGTCGACCCCGGTCGGATCGGACAGCGAGTATCCATCGAGCCGCAACGGCCGGACCCCGACAGCGCGGAGACCCGCGCCGGCCACTACAACCTGTGTCCGCACATGCGGTTCTTCGCGACCCCGCCGGTCGACGGCGCCTTCTGCGACTACGTCGTCATCGGTGCCGCGTTCGCGCATCCGGTGCCCGACACCATGTCCGACGACGCCGCCGCCCTGTGCGAACCGTTGTCGGTCGGCATCGCCGCCACCCGCAAGGCCGGTATCCGTGGTGGTTCATCCGTACTCATCGCCGGCGCCGGCCCCATCGGCATCGTCTTGACCCAAGTGGCCCGAGCCTATGGGGCCACCGAGATCATCGTGAGCGACCCGGACGGGTATCGCCGCGATCAGGCCGCGCGCTTCGGTGCGACGGCGGTGCTCGACCCGGCCGATGTCGCCGGGGTACGCACGGACACCTTCATCGACGCCTCCGGGGCACCGGCGGCGGTGGCCTCGGGCATCGCGGCGGTGCGCCCGGCCGGCACCGTGGTGCTCGTCGGGTCGGGCGCCGAGTCGATGCAGTTGCCCACGCAGCTCATCCAGAACCGGGAATTGCTGCTCACCGGGGTCTTCCGATACGCCAACACCTGGCCGACGGCCATCTCCCTGGTGTCCTCCGGGCTCGTCGACCTCGACGCGATGGTGACCGCGCGCTTCCCCCTGGAGAAGGCCGCCGAAGCACTGGATTCCGATCGCGTGCCGGGTAGCGTCAAAAGTGTGGTGACCGTGTCATGA
- a CDS encoding mannitol dehydrogenase family protein translates to MKLAASTLTQLPIPGPSYDRDQVRVGIVHFGVGGFHRAHQAMYVDRLLEQGLAGDWGICGVGVLPADRRMAEVMAAQDGLYTLMLVHPDGRREARVIGSILDYRYAPDDPESVIELLADPAVRIISLTITEGGYQLDGLPEVNVFGLVTEALARRRDRGTGSPTIVSCDNIEGNGDVARHAFTTYADRRHPGLGEWISANTRFPNSMVDRITPVTTPDVIDTVRTEFGVDDEWPVVAEPFTSWVLEDSFSAGRPPYEQAAVLLVDDVTPYELMKLRLLNAGHQALCYFGYLAGYRLVHDAAADPLFAEFLLAYMDSEGSPTLQPVPGIDLSDYKRTLIERFANPGVRDTIARLCFASSDRIPKWLLPVIRENLKTGAPVRLSAAVVASWARYAEGVDEQGEPIDVQDALADLLVPLARSQRQHPMAFIENTALFGDLAQQPRFLDDYLWALDSLHNVGARATLEALQS, encoded by the coding sequence ATGAAGCTCGCCGCATCGACGTTGACGCAGCTGCCGATCCCCGGGCCGAGCTACGACCGAGACCAGGTACGCGTCGGCATCGTGCATTTCGGGGTCGGCGGGTTCCACCGCGCCCACCAGGCCATGTACGTCGATCGCCTGCTCGAACAGGGCCTGGCCGGCGACTGGGGCATCTGCGGCGTCGGTGTGCTGCCGGCCGACCGGCGGATGGCCGAGGTGATGGCCGCCCAGGACGGGCTCTACACCTTGATGCTGGTGCATCCCGACGGCCGCCGCGAGGCGCGCGTGATCGGCTCGATCCTCGACTACCGCTACGCCCCGGACGATCCCGAGAGCGTCATCGAGCTGCTGGCCGACCCGGCCGTGAGGATCATCTCCCTGACCATCACCGAGGGTGGCTACCAACTCGACGGCCTGCCCGAGGTCAATGTGTTCGGCCTGGTCACCGAGGCCCTGGCGCGCCGCCGCGACCGCGGCACCGGGTCGCCGACCATCGTGTCGTGCGACAACATCGAGGGCAACGGCGACGTGGCCCGGCACGCCTTCACCACCTACGCCGACCGCAGGCATCCCGGGCTGGGCGAGTGGATCAGCGCCAACACCCGGTTCCCCAATTCCATGGTCGACCGGATCACCCCGGTGACCACACCTGACGTGATCGACACGGTGCGCACCGAATTCGGGGTCGACGACGAGTGGCCCGTGGTCGCCGAGCCGTTCACGTCGTGGGTACTTGAGGACTCGTTCTCGGCAGGCCGGCCGCCGTACGAACAGGCCGCGGTGCTGCTGGTCGATGATGTGACACCGTACGAACTGATGAAGCTCCGGCTGCTCAATGCCGGCCATCAGGCGCTGTGCTACTTCGGCTATCTGGCCGGATACCGGCTGGTGCACGACGCTGCCGCCGATCCACTGTTCGCCGAATTCCTGCTCGCCTACATGGATTCGGAGGGCTCCCCCACGCTGCAGCCCGTGCCCGGAATCGACCTGTCCGATTACAAGCGCACGCTCATCGAGCGGTTCGCCAACCCCGGCGTCCGCGACACCATCGCGCGGCTGTGCTTCGCCTCGTCCGACCGCATCCCGAAATGGCTGCTGCCGGTGATCCGCGAGAATTTGAAAACCGGTGCGCCGGTCCGGTTGTCGGCCGCGGTGGTGGCCAGCTGGGCCCGCTATGCCGAGGGCGTCGACGAGCAGGGGGAACCGATCGACGTTCAGGATGCCCTGGCCGATCTCCTGGTGCCGCTGGCCCGTTCCCAGCGCCAACACCCGATGGCGTTCATCGAGAACACGGCACTGTTCGGCGATCTCGCCCAACAGCCACGATTTCTCGACGACTACCTGTGGGCCCTGGATTCGCTGCACAATGTAGGTGCCCGCGCAACGCTGGAGGCACTGCAGTCATGA
- a CDS encoding carbohydrate kinase codes for MSRALIIGEALIDIVDRGQDRASGRAGDDRAEYVGGSPLNVAVGLSRLGRGVDFLTHIAEDDYGRRIVGYVERSGVQLVSGSMTAGRTPTATATLDASGSAHYEFDIDWQLAGTPEVATPLLVHTGSIATVLEPGCRATAALLDAYRMSATISFDPNVRPAVIQDDDIARGRIDRLVERADIVKASDDDLRWVDPRHSPEQTARAWLEVGPSIVAVTAGEGGAFAVCRAGSVSVPAQNVRVVDTVGAGDAFMTGMLDALWSFGLLGADRRHDLARISTETLEQVLSTAVRASALTVARAGADLPDRATLDESAAQA; via the coding sequence ATGAGTCGCGCACTGATCATCGGTGAGGCACTGATCGACATCGTCGATCGAGGTCAGGATCGAGCATCCGGTAGGGCGGGTGACGATCGCGCGGAGTACGTCGGCGGCAGCCCGCTCAACGTGGCCGTCGGGCTCAGCCGGCTGGGCCGCGGCGTCGACTTCCTCACCCACATCGCCGAGGACGACTACGGCAGGCGCATCGTCGGCTACGTGGAACGTTCTGGAGTACAGCTGGTTTCGGGCAGCATGACGGCCGGCCGAACACCCACCGCAACGGCGACCCTGGACGCCTCGGGGTCGGCCCACTACGAGTTCGACATCGACTGGCAGTTGGCCGGCACGCCCGAGGTGGCGACCCCACTGCTGGTCCACACCGGCTCGATCGCCACCGTGCTGGAACCCGGCTGCCGGGCCACCGCCGCGCTGCTCGATGCCTACCGCATGTCGGCGACCATCAGCTTCGATCCGAACGTCCGGCCGGCAGTGATCCAAGACGACGACATCGCTCGCGGGCGGATCGACCGGCTCGTCGAGCGCGCCGACATCGTCAAGGCTTCCGACGACGACCTGCGCTGGGTGGACCCCCGCCACTCTCCCGAGCAGACCGCCCGAGCCTGGCTCGAGGTCGGCCCGTCGATCGTCGCCGTGACGGCAGGCGAGGGCGGGGCGTTCGCGGTGTGCCGGGCCGGTTCCGTGTCGGTACCGGCGCAGAACGTGCGGGTCGTGGACACCGTCGGAGCCGGCGACGCCTTCATGACCGGCATGCTCGACGCGCTGTGGTCATTCGGGCTGCTCGGTGCCGACCGTCGCCACGACCTGGCTCGGATCAGCACCGAGACGCTGGAACAGGTGCTGTCCACGGCTGTTCGGGCCTCGGCTTTGACCGTCGCGCGGGCCGGCGCGGACCTGCCCGACCGGGCAACACTGGACGAATCGGCGGCCCAGGCCTGA
- a CDS encoding PLP-dependent aminotransferase family protein, with amino-acid sequence MARHAPDLHLTLQLPSGEAPLRQRIATAIVEQIRVGRLGPGDALPSTRSLAAELAVARSSVVDAYDELAAAGYTTSRPGSGTRIADGADTAARAGAASHVTSSAAATVVPSAPRQRQPTWDLMPGHPDPELISTTDWRRAWRSAATAPIPAAAAGPLGHDELRATLAGHLRRTRGIVTDPGDLIIVPGVASALRTLTVAAGLIGRDIAFEDPGYAEAQRCFEMSGARTRPVAVDGDGLDPASLCDSDSAVYCTPAHQYPIGARLPVPRRARLVQWAARTGGLLIEDDYDGEFRYDVSALPALRGIDGGRDCVAYIGTASKILTPALRVAWLLPPPRLRGAVADALEDSGESVCGVTALALARFFESGALTRHLARAARTYAARRSALVGALGRRCAGIRLHGVEAGLHLVVRLDDGADDTAIAATLRDRGVSVSPLSTFFAGPAAARGLVCGYARLPETQADAVAALIADVTESWW; translated from the coding sequence ATGGCCCGCCACGCACCTGACCTGCACTTGACCTTGCAGCTGCCATCAGGCGAGGCGCCACTACGACAGCGGATCGCGACGGCCATCGTCGAACAGATCCGGGTGGGCCGGCTCGGTCCCGGGGATGCGCTGCCGTCCACCCGCAGCCTCGCGGCCGAACTCGCGGTCGCCCGCTCGTCCGTGGTCGACGCGTACGACGAACTCGCCGCGGCCGGATACACCACATCGCGACCCGGTTCGGGTACCCGGATCGCCGACGGTGCGGACACCGCGGCTCGTGCGGGCGCGGCTTCACACGTCACCTCGTCTGCCGCCGCGACAGTGGTGCCGTCGGCGCCGCGTCAGCGCCAGCCGACCTGGGATCTCATGCCCGGACACCCCGACCCCGAACTGATCTCGACCACAGACTGGCGGCGGGCCTGGCGATCCGCGGCGACCGCACCTATTCCTGCCGCAGCGGCCGGGCCACTCGGGCACGATGAGCTACGTGCCACCCTGGCCGGGCATCTGCGGCGGACGCGCGGCATCGTCACCGACCCCGGTGACCTGATCATCGTGCCCGGGGTGGCCTCGGCACTGCGCACTCTCACCGTGGCAGCCGGATTGATCGGGCGCGACATCGCGTTCGAAGACCCGGGATATGCCGAGGCGCAGCGGTGCTTCGAGATGTCCGGCGCCCGAACGCGTCCCGTGGCGGTCGACGGCGACGGCCTTGACCCGGCGTCGCTGTGCGATTCCGACTCAGCGGTGTATTGCACTCCGGCACATCAGTATCCGATCGGGGCGCGGCTGCCCGTGCCGCGCCGTGCGCGTCTCGTGCAATGGGCCGCACGGACTGGCGGCCTGCTCATCGAGGACGACTACGACGGCGAGTTCCGCTACGACGTATCGGCACTGCCCGCGTTGCGCGGCATCGACGGCGGACGCGACTGCGTGGCCTACATCGGCACGGCATCGAAGATCCTCACGCCCGCGCTGCGGGTGGCCTGGCTGCTGCCACCGCCTCGGCTGCGGGGTGCCGTCGCCGATGCGCTCGAGGACAGTGGTGAATCAGTTTGTGGGGTAACCGCTCTCGCGTTGGCGCGGTTCTTCGAATCGGGCGCGCTCACCCGTCACCTCGCCCGGGCGGCGCGCACTTACGCGGCGCGACGGTCGGCGCTCGTCGGTGCGCTCGGGCGACGCTGCGCCGGCATCCGGTTGCACGGGGTCGAGGCGGGCCTGCACCTGGTGGTCCGGTTGGATGACGGAGCAGATGACACGGCAATCGCCGCCACGCTTCGTGATCGGGGGGTCAGCGTGTCGCCGCTGTCCACGTTCTTCGCGGGTCCGGCCGCGGCCCGGGGATTGGTGTGCGGATACGCCCGCCTGCCCGAGACCCAGGCCGACGCGGTGGCCGCGCTGATCGCGGACGTGACCGAGTCGTGGTGGTGA
- a CDS encoding pyridoxamine 5'-phosphate oxidase family protein: MKQIRREHHLARTDRADLDSVLDAASVGTLATVVDGQPWAVPMLYARDGDRVILHGSTGAGALRHVAAGAPAAFCVTLLDGIVVADTLFDSTANYRSAVVRGHLTVIDPRDAAYALDLMSDSLIPGRSAEVRSSTKRELAATLAIALPITPEGWTVKVRDAPPATPEDSTTGGWAGVVPLRTVAGDPVPAPWVGEGVEVPKSVHRLVEGS; this comes from the coding sequence GTGAAGCAGATCAGAAGAGAACACCACCTGGCCCGCACCGATCGAGCCGACCTCGACTCGGTGCTCGACGCCGCATCGGTGGGCACGCTCGCGACAGTGGTGGACGGACAGCCCTGGGCCGTACCGATGCTCTACGCCCGCGACGGTGACCGCGTCATCCTGCACGGCTCGACCGGTGCGGGTGCACTTCGGCACGTCGCAGCCGGGGCGCCGGCCGCCTTCTGCGTCACGCTGCTCGACGGAATCGTCGTGGCAGACACTCTTTTCGATTCCACGGCCAACTACCGATCGGCGGTGGTGCGCGGACACCTGACGGTCATCGACCCCCGTGACGCGGCGTATGCACTGGACCTGATGAGCGATTCCCTGATCCCCGGACGCAGTGCGGAGGTGCGCTCCAGCACCAAGAGAGAGCTCGCCGCCACGCTGGCGATCGCCCTGCCGATCACGCCCGAAGGCTGGACGGTCAAGGTGCGCGACGCACCGCCGGCGACACCGGAGGATTCCACCACCGGCGGTTGGGCCGGTGTGGTGCCTCTCCGCACGGTGGCCGGGGATCCGGTTCCCGCGCCGTGGGTCGGCGAGGGTGTCGAGGTGCCCAAATCGGTACATCGCCTGGTCGAGGGCAGCTGA
- a CDS encoding Ku protein: MRSIWKGSIAFGLVNVPVKVYSATEDHDIKFHQVHAKDNGRIRYKRVCEVCGEVVEYRDINKAFESDDGQMVVITDEDISTLPEERSREIEVVEFIPAEQLDPLMYDKSYFLEPDSKSSKSYVLLAKTLAETERVAIVHFSLRNKTRLAALRVKDFSKRNVMMIHTLLWPDEIRDPDFPVLDKEVEIKPAELKMAGQVVESMTDDFKPDQFRDDYQEQLHELVQAKLEGGEAFSVEEQPTELDETEDVSDLLAKLEASVKARGGAKDSSKDSGKEPAKKAPAKKAPAKKAAAKKAATKK; the protein is encoded by the coding sequence ATGCGATCCATCTGGAAGGGTTCGATCGCCTTCGGCCTGGTGAACGTGCCGGTCAAGGTCTACAGCGCGACCGAGGACCACGACATCAAGTTCCACCAGGTCCACGCGAAGGACAACGGGCGCATCCGCTACAAGCGGGTGTGCGAGGTGTGTGGCGAGGTTGTCGAATACCGCGACATCAACAAGGCCTTCGAATCCGACGACGGTCAGATGGTGGTGATCACCGACGAGGACATCTCCACCCTGCCCGAAGAACGCAGTCGTGAGATCGAGGTCGTGGAGTTCATCCCGGCCGAACAACTCGACCCGCTGATGTACGACAAGAGCTACTTCCTGGAGCCCGACTCCAAGTCGTCGAAGTCGTATGTACTGCTGGCCAAGACCCTCGCCGAAACCGAACGCGTGGCAATCGTGCACTTCTCGCTGCGCAACAAGACCCGGCTGGCCGCGTTGCGGGTCAAGGACTTCAGCAAGCGCAACGTCATGATGATCCACACCCTGCTGTGGCCCGATGAGATCCGCGATCCGGATTTCCCGGTGCTGGACAAGGAAGTCGAGATCAAGCCGGCCGAGCTCAAGATGGCCGGGCAGGTGGTCGAGTCGATGACCGACGACTTCAAGCCGGACCAGTTCCGCGACGACTATCAGGAACAGCTGCACGAGCTGGTGCAGGCCAAACTCGAAGGCGGCGAAGCCTTCTCGGTCGAAGAGCAACCCACCGAGCTCGACGAGACCGAGGATGTGTCCGACCTGCTGGCCAAACTCGAGGCCAGCGTGAAGGCGCGCGGCGGCGCCAAGGATTCCAGCAAGGATTCGGGTAAGGAACCGGCCAAGAAGGCCCCGGCGAAGAAGGCACCCGCCAAGAAGGCGGCAGCCAAGAAAGCCGCCACCAAGAAGTAG
- a CDS encoding glucose-6-phosphate dehydrogenase — translation MTQQRYDFFGDVFAGHFRPAIDRYPSTAGTLVHRLLACTDDVQDRLAQARLAAAVWGEEEFGRAHPASELFVFTQCGLMYGARFADAHHAHYYLATPHTMFDQFVDEIEHMPLRLGTVVAVDRRCSHDLESAHPMDAALRRILDEHEALRVDVPA, via the coding sequence ATGACCCAGCAACGATATGACTTCTTCGGCGATGTCTTCGCGGGACACTTCAGGCCCGCGATCGACCGGTATCCGTCGACGGCGGGCACGCTGGTCCATCGCTTGCTGGCCTGTACCGATGACGTGCAGGACCGCCTGGCGCAGGCGCGCCTCGCGGCGGCCGTATGGGGCGAGGAGGAGTTTGGTCGCGCGCATCCGGCATCGGAGTTGTTCGTCTTCACCCAGTGCGGCCTGATGTACGGCGCACGTTTCGCCGACGCCCATCATGCGCACTACTACCTGGCCACGCCGCACACGATGTTCGACCAGTTCGTCGACGAGATCGAGCACATGCCGCTGCGGCTGGGCACGGTGGTCGCCGTCGACCGCCGGTGCAGCCACGACTTGGAGTCGGCGCATCCGATGGACGCCGCACTGCGGCGCATCCTCGACGAGCACGAGGCGTTGCGCGTCGACGTGCCCGCCTAG
- a CDS encoding SDR family oxidoreductase, with translation MILDRFRLDDKVAIVTGAGRGLGAATALAFAEAGADVLIAARTQAQLEEVAEQIAATGRRAHIVVADLAHPEATAELAAAAVDAFGKLDIVVNNVGGTMPAPLMNTSTKDLRDAFTFNVSTAHALTCAAVPLILEHSGGGSIINITSTVGRLAGRGFAAYGTAKAALAHYTRLSALDLSPRIRVNAIAPGSILTSALDIVASNEALRDPMEKATPLRRLGDPADIAAAAVYLASPAGGYLTGKVLEVDGGLNMPNLDLPIPDL, from the coding sequence GTGATTCTCGATAGATTCCGATTGGACGACAAGGTTGCGATCGTCACCGGGGCGGGGCGCGGACTGGGCGCGGCCACCGCGCTGGCCTTCGCCGAAGCCGGTGCCGACGTACTCATCGCGGCCCGCACGCAGGCCCAACTCGAAGAGGTCGCGGAGCAGATCGCGGCGACCGGGCGGCGGGCCCACATCGTGGTCGCCGACCTGGCCCACCCCGAGGCCACCGCGGAACTCGCGGCCGCCGCGGTGGATGCCTTCGGCAAGCTCGACATCGTGGTCAACAACGTCGGCGGCACCATGCCCGCGCCGCTGATGAACACCTCCACCAAGGATCTGCGCGATGCGTTCACGTTCAACGTGTCGACGGCGCATGCCCTGACTTGTGCGGCGGTGCCGCTGATCCTCGAGCACTCCGGCGGCGGCAGCATCATCAACATCACCTCCACGGTGGGCCGGCTGGCCGGACGTGGTTTTGCCGCCTACGGCACCGCCAAGGCCGCGCTCGCGCATTACACCCGGCTGTCCGCCCTGGACCTCAGCCCGCGCATCCGGGTCAACGCCATCGCCCCGGGCTCGATCCTGACCTCGGCACTGGACATCGTCGCGTCGAACGAGGCGCTGCGCGATCCGATGGAGAAGGCGACGCCGTTGCGCCGCCTCGGCGACCCTGCCGATATCGCCGCCGCCGCGGTCTATCTCGCTTCCCCCGCCGGCGGCTACCTGACCGGCAAGGTGCTCGAAGTCGACGGCGGCCTGAACATGCCCAATCTCGACCTGCCCATTCCTGACCTCTGA
- a CDS encoding Gfo/Idh/MocA family oxidoreductase — protein sequence MTIRVAAVGTGNVGKHALAQLVTNPDYELTGVWVSSSAKAGKDAGELAGLDVSTGVRATDDLDAILAAKPDCVVYTALADNRLPEALEDYRRILAAGVNVVASSAVFLQYPWQVLPAELIEPIETAAEAGGASIFVNGIDPGFANDLLPLALAGTCQQIEQIRCMEIVDYATYNSAAVMFDVMGFGKPIDETPMLLQPGVLSLAWGSVVRQLAAGLGVELDEVTEEHTRVPAPEDFDIAAGHIPQGTTAALRFEVRGMRDGKAAVVLEHVTRLRDDLCPEWPQPAQEGGSYRVVVTGEPSYTLDLRLSSPNGDHNHAGLVATAARVVNAIPAVVDAKPGIRTTLDLPLITGRGLYAAG from the coding sequence ATGACCATTCGCGTAGCCGCGGTCGGCACCGGAAACGTCGGCAAGCATGCCCTGGCGCAGCTTGTCACCAATCCGGACTACGAACTCACAGGCGTCTGGGTGTCCTCGTCGGCGAAGGCCGGCAAGGACGCCGGAGAGCTTGCCGGCCTTGATGTTTCGACCGGCGTCCGGGCGACCGACGACCTCGATGCGATCCTGGCCGCCAAGCCGGACTGTGTGGTGTACACGGCGCTGGCCGACAACCGGCTGCCCGAGGCCCTGGAGGATTACCGGCGCATCCTGGCCGCCGGCGTCAACGTGGTGGCCAGCTCCGCGGTGTTCCTGCAGTACCCGTGGCAGGTGCTGCCGGCCGAGCTGATCGAACCCATCGAAACCGCCGCGGAAGCGGGCGGCGCGAGCATTTTCGTCAACGGCATCGACCCCGGTTTCGCCAATGACCTTCTGCCCCTTGCCCTTGCGGGCACCTGCCAGCAGATCGAACAGATCCGGTGCATGGAGATCGTCGACTACGCCACCTACAACAGCGCGGCGGTGATGTTCGACGTGATGGGCTTCGGCAAGCCGATCGACGAAACCCCGATGCTTCTGCAGCCGGGCGTGCTGAGCCTGGCCTGGGGTTCAGTGGTCCGGCAGCTGGCCGCCGGTCTGGGTGTCGAGCTCGACGAGGTGACCGAGGAGCACACCCGGGTACCCGCGCCGGAGGACTTCGACATTGCGGCCGGACACATTCCGCAGGGCACCACTGCCGCACTGCGATTCGAGGTGAGGGGCATGCGCGACGGCAAGGCGGCCGTGGTGCTGGAACACGTGACCCGGCTGCGCGACGACCTGTGCCCGGAATGGCCACAGCCTGCCCAGGAAGGTGGTTCCTATCGCGTCGTGGTGACCGGCGAACCGTCGTACACGCTGGACTTGCGCCTGAGCAGCCCCAATGGCGACCACAACCATGCGGGTCTGGTCGCGACGGCTGCGCGGGTGGTCAACGCGATCCCGGCGGTGGTGGACGCCAAGCCGGGGATCCGGACGACGCTCGATCTGCCGTTGATCACCGGCCGGGGTCTGTACGCTGCCGGTTAG
- a CDS encoding Nramp family divalent metal transporter, giving the protein MLEDTRTRTAPSWLLLGPAFVAAIAYVDPGNVAANVSAGAQFGYLLVWVIVVANAMAGLVQYLSAKLGLVTGRSLPEVVADHTRTPTRIAYWIQAELVAMATDLAEVVGGAIALYLLFDLPLLVGGVITGAVSLLLLSVQNRSGQRVFERVITGLLLIIAIGFLTSLFVEPPPAAEVAAGLVPRFEGAESLLLATAMLGATVMPHAVYLHSGLARDRHGQPEAGARRRFLLKVTRFDVGMAMLLAGAVNLAMLLVAATNLQGRDNTDSIEGAHAAVRDTLGPTVALLFAIGLLASGLASTSVGAYAGAMIMQGLLQRSYPLLLRRLVTLIPALAILAFGVDPSRALVLSQVVLSFGIPLALIPLIRLTSNATLMGEDVNHRVTSALGWVVAGLISVLNVVLIYLTVTG; this is encoded by the coding sequence TTGCTGGAGGACACCAGGACGCGCACGGCACCGAGCTGGTTGCTGCTCGGACCGGCATTCGTCGCGGCGATCGCCTACGTCGACCCGGGCAATGTGGCCGCCAATGTCAGCGCCGGGGCCCAGTTCGGCTACCTGCTCGTCTGGGTGATCGTGGTGGCCAACGCCATGGCCGGCCTGGTGCAGTACCTCTCGGCCAAGCTCGGGTTGGTCACCGGACGGTCGTTGCCCGAGGTGGTCGCGGACCACACCCGCACCCCGACTCGCATCGCCTACTGGATACAGGCCGAATTGGTCGCCATGGCCACCGATCTCGCCGAGGTCGTGGGTGGTGCGATCGCCCTGTACCTGCTGTTCGATCTGCCGCTGCTGGTGGGCGGCGTCATCACCGGCGCGGTGTCGCTGCTTCTGCTCAGCGTGCAGAACCGCAGCGGCCAACGCGTGTTCGAGCGGGTGATCACCGGACTCCTGCTGATCATCGCGATCGGTTTCTTGACCAGTCTTTTCGTCGAGCCACCCCCGGCCGCTGAGGTCGCGGCCGGGCTGGTCCCCCGGTTCGAAGGTGCCGAGAGCCTGCTGCTGGCCACCGCAATGCTGGGCGCCACGGTCATGCCGCACGCGGTCTACCTGCACTCCGGCCTGGCCCGCGACCGGCACGGCCAACCCGAAGCCGGCGCCCGACGGCGATTCCTGCTCAAGGTCACCCGATTCGACGTCGGGATGGCGATGCTGCTGGCCGGGGCGGTAAACCTGGCCATGCTGCTGGTCGCGGCCACCAATCTGCAGGGACGTGACAACACCGACTCGATCGAGGGCGCCCATGCCGCGGTGCGCGACACCCTGGGCCCGACGGTAGCCCTGTTGTTCGCCATCGGACTGCTGGCCTCGGGACTGGCTTCCACCTCGGTCGGGGCCTATGCCGGCGCGATGATCATGCAGGGCCTGTTGCAGCGGTCCTACCCGTTGTTGCTGCGCCGCCTGGTCACCCTGATCCCCGCGCTGGCCATCCTGGCCTTCGGCGTCGATCCCAGCCGAGCACTGGTGCTCTCCCAGGTGGTGCTCTCATTCGGCATCCCCTTGGCACTGATCCCACTGATCAGGTTGACCAGCAACGCCACCCTGATGGGCGAGGACGTCAATCACCGGGTGACCTCGGCACTCGGCTGGGTGGTGGCCGGATTGATTAGTGTGCTCAATGTGGTGCTGATCTATCTGACCGTCACAGGCTGA